Proteins encoded in a region of the Zea mays cultivar B73 chromosome 2, Zm-B73-REFERENCE-NAM-5.0, whole genome shotgun sequence genome:
- the LOC100285572 gene encoding calmodulin binding protein, with protein sequence MEVVVPVMAPSAPCSPRTAAIAGDHLPAYCYFYSSAPTSPSRASCAGGAATATTTTPGSGDEATFDFTLGFSGQLQEATPTLAAADELFEGGRIRPLNTPHPSIPLADDASSSSYSGGPRWSPRRAGGADRRAEAPLERGRSGYRPAASTAAAAAAASSRSRRATRSLSPFRVRGGGGGGGGVDDDEESPPSPRTSMMRGCGSGSKKWRLKDLFLFRSASEGRATTGGGSKDPLFKYTMLSSSSQQTLRTGGDGSASMRKGRGSAASASDMPMPYAVPRGAAAAEDARRRTTATTPLPFHRNSLFGYLRSNPAIHSISRKLGGGGGGSSSSHPVPPAASNSSSRGRPT encoded by the coding sequence ATGGAGGTGGTGGTGCCTGTCATGGCGCCAAGTGCGCCGTGCAGCCCAAGAACCGCGGCCATCGCCGGCGACCACCTCCCGGCCTACTGCTACTTCTACTCCAGCGCGCCGACGAGCCCGTCCAGGGCGAGCTGCGCGGGGGGCGCCGCCACCGCCACGACCACGACGCCGGGCTCGGGCGACGAGGCCACGTTCGACTTCACGCTCGGCTTCAGCGGGCAGCTGCAGGAGGCCACGCCGACCCTCGCGGCCGCCGACGAGCTCTTCGAGGGCGGCAGGATCCGGCCGCTGAACACGCCGCACCCGAGCATCCCGCTGGCCGACGACGCCTCGAGCTCCTCCTATTCCGGTGGCCCTCGGTGGTCCCCGAGAAGAGCCGGCGGCGCGGATCGTCGGGCGGAGGCACCGTTGGAGAGAGGCAGGTCGGGCTACAGACCCGCCgcctcgacggcggcggcggcggcggcggcctcgtCGAGGAGTAGGAGGGCCACGAGGTCTCTGTCCCCGTTCAGggtcaggggcggcggcggcggaggaggaggcgtgGACGACGACGAGGAGTCCCCTCCGTCTCCCCGAACCTCCATGATGCGGGGCTGCGGCAGCGGCAGCAAGAAGTGGCGGCTCAAGGACCTGTTCCTGTTCCGCAGCGCGTCGGAGGGCCGCGCCACCaccggcggcggcagcaaggaccCGCTGTTCAAGTACACCATGCTGTCGTCGTCGTCCCAGCAGACGCTGCGgaccggcggcgacggcagcgcgTCCATGCGCAAGGGGAGAGGCTCCGCGGCGTCGGCCAGCGACATGCCGATGCCGTACGCCGTGCCccggggggcggcggcggccgaggacGCGCGGCGCCGGACGACGGCCACCACGCCGCTGCCGTTCCACCGCAACAGCCTCTTCGGCTACCTGCGCTCCAACCCGGCGATCCACAGCATCAGCCGGAAGctcgggggcggcggcggcggcagcagcagcagccatccCGTACCACCCGCCGCCTCCAACTCCAGTAGTCGTGGCAGGCCGACATGA